The sequence AGGCATCACTAACATTTCCTGCGGCATCGGTTGCGGTAACGTAATACGTTTTATAAGGAACAAGTGGTTTTTTAGCTTCCGGTATAACCAATGAAAACTGGCCATCCGTTCCGGCTGTTCCTGTTAGGAATACAGTGTCATCCGATTTATCATACATCGTGACCGTAGTGCCTGCCTCCGCTGCGCCAGAGATCGTTCCCGCTTGGTCTTTGATTGTATTCAACTTCGGTTTCTCTGGTGGGACTAGGTCTTTCACTTCTCGAGTTTGAGAAGTGGTTTTCCCTCTTAACATACTGGTCACCGTAACCTTCTCATCTTCTTTAAAGTACTTCCCTTCTGGCAATGAATAGCTGAAATTTCCTTCCCCATCTGCTCGAATTTGGTATTTTTTTAAATCATCCGCTACTTCCGAGCTTAAGGTTCCTACTGGAAAAGCACTACTTCCCGAAAAATGGACAAAGGAATTTGGATAGGTTTTTCCTTTAATGGTATGACTTAGTTCGTTTTTCGGATCATTGACTAATTCAGTTGGAATCGTCAAACTCATCGTAATTTTGTCCAGCAACGCTTGGGCTTTAGCAAGTTCTGTAAATAGTTCCTTTTTAGTCGTTGTATTCAGAATCGTTTCAATTGATTCTTTTACTTTATCAATTTCCGCTTGCGTCGATGATAGTTTTAATTCTGTATGCGTCGTATCTGTGAATAAAGCTTCAAGACCTTTAATTGATTCTCCAATTCCTTGATCTAAATCAACGAGGGATAGAGCCCAATTATCCAAGACTGATTTCGATCCGCTTAGACCCGAAAGGCTAAAAACAAGCGTCATTTCTTTGGTCGTTGCCTTAACAGTTTTTCTGATCGTTGTACCAATATTATCAGGACGTTTTTTTAATTCGCTGTAGTCTGAATAAACAGAGACCGGATTATTTACATCTGAATTTGATAGCCAATCTAAGGCATAGATTACTTCTTTACCCATTTCAGACGATGAACGCATTGTAGTTGAAAGTTGATAATAGTGTCCAGGAATTGTACTAATTGTAGTTTTTACAAGAGCAGACCAATCACGAGCACCACTGTTAGAACGAATCTCTACCCTACTACTTTCCGCATATGCATACATCAGAACATTCCCCCGTTCATCCTTAACAAGAGAAGCAGACGGTGTTCCATTCCAAGTACTGTTTAAACTCCAAGGTTCATCCTTAGACTTAGTATACCCTTCGAAATCTTTTATCAAATTGTACTTTGAGAGAACAGTTTGGTCTGTTATTGCTGGAGGAGATTCTTCTACTCTCGTTTGATAGTTGGCATTTTTCTTGTTTTCTTCTGCTTTCAAAACTGTTTTTACTTCCGTCTTTAAATTAAAGAAAATTGTAAAGACCGCAACCCCCATAATAAGTACTGAGAGAAAATACCATTTCTTTTTATTCATTATTTTTCCTCCTACTTTTTTTGCAATAGCTTATCGCATTATAGGATTTAAAACTGAGCATTTTTCTATTTATCTTCCCCTTTTCATTATTCTAGACAAATTTAACCTGAACTAATCCAGTTCCTATTTTTCTTGGATCATATTCATTTTTTACTTTTGTCTATTCCAGTTTTCAGAAAAAGAAATTAGATATATGCGCTTAATAAAACTGTTTAGACTGGTAACAGATACCATTTTTTTATTCTTCAACCATGAATAAACCTGTTAAAATTAGACAGCCCAAAATTAGGTACAAAAGATTCTTTATCGTTCCAGTATTAGGTAAAAACCTATCTAACCCAGACTTAGTTATTTTTTGTGTAACTGTCTCTGAAAGTTCTTTCTTATTACTTGGTGGTTATTAGTACTAGTCTGTGATGTTTCACTTGTGCTGCTTTCGATTTTTGAACTTGAAGTGGAATCACTTCCAGTAGCTACATCAGTATTAAAAGTCAAACCAATTTCTGTATCATAGTTTGCCGCTTTGGAAACCTTAGAAAACTGAAACAACGATATCACTATAAAAATGATACTTAGGAAAATCAAACCCCTTTTTTTCATAGCTCCCCCCTTTTTACTCCCCGACATTCCCAACTCAAAAACACAATAAATAAATTTAAAAGATATTATTTATAGATATTAAATGCAATTCGGAGATTTCGATTAATTTTTTTCTCTTTCGTATTACTTTATTATCATAAAACATAAAGTTTTCTTTTGAAAATCCAAAACTGAACACATTTCAGTTCTTTTTTAGATAAAATAACATTCATTCCGTTCTATTAATAACAAAAACAAGTTTTATGTTAATAAAAAATAACAAATATAAAACAAATACAAATGATTTCATTGCACCTGTAATTGACTTTGCTTTTTTTCTACTCTATAATTCCACGGAAAACTACTGGAAAAGGACGTACATGAATGGAATTTTTTTTAAATGATAAAAACAAGAAAAAATTAGAACTTTTTAAAGAATTAATTTTTAAAGATAGTGAAAAGGTTTCTTTCACTTACCTCCAACATTACTTAGATATCTCTTTAAGCACATTGAAGCGATATTTTAATGAATTAGAATCTGATATTCAAAAAAATGAAGATTTAAAAATGATTGATTTTGAAAGAAGCACCGGCAGCTTTCAATTAAACAATCATTCCCATTTTAAAATTGATTATCTAATAGTACATTTACGACTTCATTACTTAAATGAGTCTTTACAGTTTAAAATCATTTCTAGTATTCTTACCCGAAGTTATTTAACAGCAGATGAACTTGCGGATGATTTATTTGTAAGTATTCCTTATTTATACAAACAAATAAATGCTTTAAATGAACAACTTAAAAGTTTTCATATAAAAGTAGTTTTTCATTCAAATGAAAATTTATGTGGTGAAGAAAAGCAAATGAGAATGTTTTGTTTTTATTTTTACTGGAACGCCTATCGAGGTACTATTATTCCTTTTGAATTTGAACTTAGTTGTGTGTTCACCAGTCCAGAACTGATAGAAAGCTTGGAGAAACGCTACCCATCTTCTGTTATCAAACGAATAAAATTAATGTTAGGAATTACGATCATGAGACAGTATAAATTCCCGATAAAATTACCAGACGAAATAAAAAGTATACTCAAACCCTTTGAAGTAACCACGGAAATTTCAAGGCTTGTTAAAAGATACTTTATATCAGAAGATGAGCATTTATTTTTTAATTTAATGCTTCGAAGTTTCATTTCAGATATTGATTCTTCACAAGAAAAAATCAGTCTTTTTGATAAGTTTCCAAGATCTTCCTCTTTAGTATTCTCAAGTGAATTGCTAGTTAATGAATATGAAAAAAATTTTTCACCTTCAACTTCTATGACTCCTAAGCAAAAATCTAGTATTTTTTATTATGTACTAATTGGATTAGTTCATTCTACTTTTTTTGAAATCAATCCAATGTATTTTTTTAGACAAGTGATGATCAATGAACAAGATAATACAGAATTTTTAAAAAAGTATTTAAAACGACATCCAAATAATTTTCGTTTCTACAAGAAATTTAGAAAAGATCACCCTGAATTTACAATCGATTCTACCTTTAATTTTGGTATTTGCATGTTGCTTTCAATTTTGACGGATATGTTTTTGATTCCTACTATCTCTATTTACATTCAATACAGCAGTAACAATTTTGGCACAGTTTTTATAAAAAATAGGATTCTAACACTTTTTAATGCTGAATCAATTACTTTTACAAATCAAATAAGTGAATCGGATATAGCTATTATAGATAATTTTGAAGTTCACGCAGAAAAGGAACAACAGACTTTTTTCTTTGTGAACAGTTTTTTAGATGAGCGAATGTGGCTCGAATTGATTATGGTTATTCAAAAAAAATTATTGAATAGTGATTAATATGTGCGATCATTTCCTTTTGAAAAATAAAAAATAACGAAACTAAGCAGGTCTGCTTAGTTTCGTTATTTTTCTGTCATTTTTAATTACTTTTCATTAATTCAGTTACATACGCCACTGTATCAGGTTGTTCCGCCTCGATCTTAGTGATAGCCTGTGAAAAGTTCGGCAAATGGTCTTTATGTGCAATCAATAGTTCATCCAATAATGTTTTAGCCATTGTTCCTCCTGGAACTAATGGGTTAATTGTAAATGCATGTAATGCAGCGCCATAGTCTCCATCGATAGCTGCACGAATTACAGTTTCTTCCATGCCTTTCATCACTTGAATAATTCCACGCGCTGCTGGTGGGAAAGCTCCCCAGTTGTATGGTTCATGTCCATGTGCAGTTACAGGTCCTGACACCTCTACAACACAGTCATATGGCAAATCAGTGATTGTTCCGTTATTTTCAGTAGAAACAACCATATCTGTACGTTTATCATTGTGAATTGATGCAATTAGTTCACAAGCTGCATCACTGTAGTGAGTACCACCACGTTGTTCTAATTCTTTTGGTTTATAGTCTAAATTTGGATCTTTGTAAAGTTCAAACAAGCGAGCTTCAGTTTCTTTTACTACTTGTGCTCTTGTTTCCCCTTTTTCAAATTCTTCAATCGAATGTTTCAGCATCTCATCTTCGATATAATAATAACGATGGTAACCACAAGGTAACATGCCTAGATCTTTGATTTGTTCATAATGAAAAGGTGCATTATGAATATTTTTCAAATGACTTTCGGAATCTTCTTGCGGCCCATAAATCAAATCAATCAACTCTTGTGTTCGTTCATTTCCTTGTTTGTCCCAGACACGATGCCAATGGAAGTGATTGATACCAGCAAATTTGAAGAATAAATCATCTTCAGGAATACCTAATTTTTCAGCTGCTTGTTTTCTGTGACCAATCGGTACATTACATAACCCAGCTGTTTTTTTCCATCCGCCATGTTTGATAGCCGCTTCTGTAACCATGCCGGCAGGATTAGTAAAGTTTACAAGCCATGCATCGGGACATAATTCTTTCATATCTTCAATGATTCCAAGGATGACAGGAATCGTACGGAAGGCTTTAAACATCCCACCTGCTCCATTTGTTTCTTGTCCTAAAACACCATGAGACAACGGAATTCTTTCATCTTTGATACGAGCATCAAGTAGTCCTACTCGGAATTGTGTTGATACAAAATCTGCATCTTTTAAGGCTGCACGTCGATCTAATGTTAAGTGAACTTCCCAATCTAGACCAGCCGCTTTGACCATTCTTTTAGCCATTGCACCAACTGTTTCTAATTTTTCTTTCCCTGCTTCAATGTCTACTAACCAAATTTCTTTAATTGGTAATTCATCTTTTCTTTTAATATATCCTTCGATCAATTCTGGTGTATAACTTGATCCCCCACCAATTGTTGCGATTTTCAATGCTTCTCTTGTCATGTGTTTCCCTCCTGATTTTTTGTTCAGAATATGTTCTGACATCGTTTACATTTTCATCATAATATGTGGGAATGTTCCCATGTCAAGCTCTTTTTTCAATTATTTTATGTTATACTTAAAAGTGAAAGAACTTATTCAACTAGCGAGGTATTATAATGACCACAATTATTGATGTTGCAAAAAAAGCCCAAGTATCGAAGTCTACAGTTTCTAGAGTCATTTCTGGCAATGGATATGTCAGCCAAGAAAGTCGCAAAAAAGTTTTAGAAGCAATGGAAGCGTTATCCTACTCTCCTAATTTGATTGCACGAAATCTTCAAAGTGGTGAAACAAAAACAATTGGCTTTCTTGCTCATGGTTTTATTGATCCTTTAGGTGTTTTTCTTGAGAGTTTCATTTCTATTGCAAAAAAGTATAACTATTATGTAACACTCTACTTTACAGATGGGGACAGGAAAAAGGAAATCGATGCCTTAAACCAAATGAAATACAAGCAGCTAGATGGCGTTTTTATTTTTACTAGAGCAAATAAATGGGAATTTATCGAACCTTATAGTCTGTTTGGTCCAATCGCCACTTGGCATCGGATTGATTCTGAACGAATCTACTCGTCATATGTCGATCATTATTCTGGCTACTTGCGATCGCTGAAGTACCTTTATCAGCGAGGCTATCGATCCATTGGTCATGTGTTAGGGAATTCTGAAAATTTAAATACAAAAGCTCGTTTAAAAGCCATTGATGATTTTCACAAAGAAAAAGATATTCCTATCAAAAACGAATGGATTTTCCATGATAAAACAAGAATTGACAACGGACGAACTATTGCTCAGTTATGGCATGAAATGACTAATAAAACGGATGCAATAGCTTTTTATACCGATTCAGTTGCAGCAGGCTTTATTTCTGAACTTCAAACATTAGGTTACTCTATCCCAAAAGATGTTGCTGTGATTGGTTTTGACAATAGTGAAATCAGTCGTTTGATGCACATTACAACAGTAGACTATTCCATTAAACGTCAAGCTGAAAATTCGTTTATTTATATTCATAATCAGTTAAACGCTGAGAAGATCCCAGAGCAAGAAATGAGTGTATCGTTAGTTGAAAGAAAGACTGTTCCAATTCGAATCCAAAGAAAAGAGCAATGAAGAAAACCTCACTGCTCTTTTTTGATTACTTAACTATTTTTTACGTTCGTTTCTTAAAATTGAAATCGATTGTTTTAGCGATTTCAATACACCGCCTTCGCTATAAACCAATACATTTGACTTGTAGAGTTTTGCTGAAAACATCGTTAATAGAACGCCGAAAACCACAAGAATCAAAACAGAAATCATAGCTCCTGTATTAGTTACAGTCTCACTCGCTAAACGAATTGGCATAATAAAGGATGAAATCAGCGGGATATATGAAGATACTTTGATCACAATATTTTGCGGATCAGTCGTTCCTAACGAAATCCCGATGAAATAGCCAATCATTGCGATATAGATAATAGGCTGAACCGCTTTAGCTGTATCTTCTGGTTTTGATACTAGCGAACCGCATAGAGCCGCTAATACTGAATAGACTAACACACCTAACACAAAGAAAGCGAGTGTGTAAAATAAGAAACTGCCAAAAATATTAGCTGAGGACAAGCCCTCTAAAAAACCTTTGACCATATCTAGATTTTTCAATTGTGAATAACCGATTCCGATAGCTGCAGCATAAATGACAATTTGTGTAAGAGCAACTAAGATAACTCCTGTCAATTTTCCATAAAAGTGAGTTTGAGCTTTCGTACTGGATAAAATAACTTCCATAATTCGAGTCCCTTTCTCAGAAGCGATTTCTTGTGCAATAATTGAAGCATATGTGATGATGATCACCCAAAGAATGATCGTTATGACGAATGACATCGCTGACTGGATGGCTGTATTGTCTTGCCCTGTTGTCATTTTGCCATTATCATCAAAACTAACTTTTGTCTTTTCAAAATTAGCTGGTTGGCTCAAACTTGCTAACTGTTCCGAGTTTAAATTCAATTTACTTGCATTCAACGAGGATTGAAGCCCATTGAGCATTTGTCCCATCATTAATTCGGTCGTTGTCCCCAAAGATGATTCTGCATATAATTTCCCTTGAATTTGCTCTGTCTTAGTCTCCAAGACAAGAAAAGCATCTAAATCTTTATTTTTTAATTGCTTTTCAGCATCTTTTTGCGACCCAACGACTTTAAATGTATAATCATCTGTCTTCGACTTAGCTAACTGTGTTGATAGTTCCTGACTATCTGAAACAAGTCCAACTTTTGTCTCTTCAGAAAAGCCACCTGCTAGTGAGCCAGCGATATAAATTATTCCCATAACAAGAAACGGAACCAAAATCATAATAACAAAAGAAGCAGATTTTACATTTTTTTTATAAACATCACTTGCTATAATCCAAAATTTACTCATTTGGTTCACCTGCTTTCATCTTGAATATCTCTTCCAAAGTTGGCGGCTGTTGATTAAACATTGGAATATAGCCAAATTGGGTAGCACGAGCAAAAATTTCTTGTCCAGCTTTTGGATCGTTCAAGGTTACTTCAACGACACCATCCCCTCTTCTTACTGCCGATTTTACGCCATCAATTGCTAAAACGTCTTCTGGATTCAAGGGGGATTCTAAAAAGACTTTCGTCCTACCGAAGCTTTCACGGATTTCATGAACTTTGCCATTTAGCACCATTTTTCCACTTCTTAACATTACAAGATGATCACATATTTTTTCAACATTATCCATATTGTGACTAGAGAAAATAACACAAGAACCTTTTTCTTTCAATGCAATAATCCCATCTTTTAAAAGTTCCGCATTGACTGGATCTAAGCCACTGAATGGTTCATCTAAAATAACCAACTTTGGTTCATGAATCAGTGTTGCAATCAGTTGGACTTTTTGTTGATTTCCTTTTGAAAGTGATTTTACCTTATCTGTCTTTTTTCCTTTGACTTTGAATTTTTCCATCCATTCGTCGATTTTAGGTTCAATTTCTTTTTTCGTTTTTCCTCTTAGCTCAGCAAAATAAATCAATTGTTCTTGAATGGAAACTTTAGGGTATAAGCCGCGTTCTTCTGGTAAATAGCCAATATCATTATAGTCTTTTCCACTCAATTGATGCCCATTCCAAAGTACGACACCACTGTCTTGCGTTAAAAAATCTAAAATCAAACGAAAGGTTGTTGTCTTCCCAGCACCATTTTGACCGATCAATCCAAGTATTTTTCCATCTGGAATTTCAAAAGAAATATTATCTACTGCTGTGTAGTCCCCAAATGTTTTAACCAAATTCTTTACTTCTAACATTACCCATCCTCCTATATTCAAATTAAATCGACTTTTTATAAAAAAGTAAATTAGCCGTTTTATTGGTAAAAAACGTAAATCCCCCTTTACAAAGTTTACCATGTGGTCGCACTTTTTAATATAGTATTACAAGTAACTTCTCTAGAAATCACTAAATATTCAGACAATTATTCTAAAAAGCTCTCCTTATAATTAGAAAAGAAAAGCTAAACTCACCTAAGTAAGTTTAGTCTTTCTGTTAATTAACCGACTATTGAGGTTCATCTTTCAAATCGGATGTTTCTTGATGCAAGTGATCATAAACATTTTTAGCAACATTTTTCGGTAAACCTGACGCATTTAATTCTTCAATCGAAGCAGCTGTAATATTTTTTAATGATTTAAATTGTTTTAATAACTCTTTTTTACGTTTTGGCCCTAATCCTTCAATATCGTCTAAACGTGAAGCAAAACTATTTTTACTTCGTAATTGCCGGTGAAACGTAATTGCAAAACGATGGACTTCATCTTGAATACGCTGTAACAAAAAGAACTCTTGTGAATTTCTTTCTAGAGGAACGATATCCAAATTAGGACCGAAAAGCAATTCACTGGTTTTATGCTTATCGTTTTTAGCCAATCCTGCTATTGGAATATCTAAGCCTAATTGATTATCCAACACTTCTTTTGCTGCATCGATTTGACCTTTCCCGCCATCAATCACAATCAAATCTGGAAATGGTAGATTCTCTTTTAAAACACGTGAATAACGGCGATAAATCACTTCACGCATCGAAGCATAATCATCTGGACCTTTGACTGTCTTAATTTTATATTTACGATATTCCTTTTTATCTGGGCGTCCATCGATAAAAACAACCATTGCAGAAACAGGGTCCGTTCCCATAATATTTGAGTTATCAAATGCTTCAATTCTCACAGGCGTCGGAATATTCATCGCATTCCCTAATTTTTCCACAGCACCAATTGTTCGTTCTTGTTTACGCACAATTAGGTCAAATTTTTCCTGCAAAGCAACGGTAGCATTTTTACCAGCTAACCGAACTAATTTCTTTTTTTCTCCCCGTTGTGGCTGTAAAACCTTAGTTGAAAGCATTGCTTCCACACTAGCGACATCGATATTATCTGGAATCAAAACTTCTCTTGGGATAAAGTGTTCATTTTCTTGATAAAATTGTCCAATAAAGGTCAAAAAATCTTCTTCTTCTTCATTATAAAAAGGGAAAATTGAAACATCTCGTTCAATCAATTTACCTTGTCTGATAAAAAATACTTGGACACACATCCAACCTTTATCAACTGCATAACCAAAGACATCACGATCAACTAAATCTGCATTTGTCATTTTTTGACGTGTCATGACCGTTTCGATTGCTTTGATTTGATCACGATATTCTGCAGCTTTTTCAAATTCCATATTTTCTGCAGCTTCATTCATTTTTCTTTGTATTTCTTCTTGAATAACTGGGTGCCCACCATTTAAAAAACTTTTGATTTCAGCAACCATTTCAGTGTAAGTGGATTTAGGTATATCAAAGACACATGGTGCTAAACATTGTCCCATATGGTAATAAAGACAAACCTCTTTCGGTAACACTCGGCATTTTCTCAGAGGAAAAAGACGATCCAGCAAACGTTTTGTCTCATTTGCTGCACCAACATCTGGGTAGGGACCAAAATATAGTGCTTTATCTTTTGAAACTTTTCTGGTGATCAACAATCGTGGATAATCTTCATTTGTGATCTTGATAAAAGGATAGCTTTTATCATCCTTCAACATGATATTATACTTAGGATCATTCTTGTGAATCAAATTGATTTCGAGAAGTAGTGCTTCTATATTTGATTCGGTTACTATATATTCAAAATCTTCTATCTCACTAACTAGTCGCTCGGTTTTCGTATCATGGCTACCAGAAAAATAAGAGCGGACGCGGTTTTTTAATACTTTGGCTTTCCCGACATAAATGATTGTACCATTTTTATCTTTCATCAAGTAACAACCTGGTTGGTCAGGAAGTAATGCTAATTTATTTTTGATTCTTTCGTTCATAATACTTCCTTCCTTCTTTCTTGATACATTATATTATACCATTTTCTAGAAACTTAGGCATAAAAAATAGGATGAAGAAACTCTCCATCCTATTTTTTATGCTACAGATGTTTGTCAATCAATGCACGTAATTGTTCTTTAGAGTGAACACCTACAGCTTTTTCTACAACTTCACCATCTTTTTTCAAAAGTAACGTTGGAATACTCATGATTCCAAATGAAGCAGGTGTTTCTGGATTTTCATCTACATCCATTTTCGTGATTTTCACTTCACTTTCATCATATTCTTCACTTAATTGTTCTAAAATCGGTGATTGCATGCGACAAGGGCCACACCATGTTGCCCAAAAATCGATCAATACAAGACCGTTATCTGTTTCAGTTGAAAAATCTTTATCAGTAATTACTTGTGTCATATTGTAGACCTCCTACTTTTTATATCTGAATTAATTATAGCACTCGTTTACTCATTCTACTAATTTCCTGCTTACTAAAGGTAAGCATTCTATTTGAATTTTACAATCGTAGCGCCATTACCACCTTGATTCCCTGGCGCAAATTCATAACTACTCACACTACGATGATTTTTTAGGTAATCAGTTATTCCTGTACGTAAAGCACCAGTTCCTTTTCCGTGAACGATCGTGACCTGAGGATAACCTGCTAAAATTGCTGCATCTAAATATTGATCCACTTCTGCCAATGCTTCTTCATAGCGTTTCCCGCGTAAATCTAATTGATTTGCTACATGACTACTTTCACTTGAACGAACAGCCGTTACTCTTTGTGTTGGTTCTTTTTCCGGCGCAACAGGTGTCATATCACTTTCATCAACTGACATTTTCAAAATACCTAATTGAACTTGCCATTCATTCTCGCTAGACTTACGAATCAATGTCCCACGTTGTCCAAACGTATTGACGATGACTTCATCACCTGATTTTAATTTCTTTTGTTCTTTGGCTTTTTTAAGCACTTTATTTTTTTCCAAATGCGCTTCTTCTTGATGAAGTTGTGAAAGTTTTGACTTGGCATCAATCAACTGATGTTCTTTTACACCACCTTGGTTGGTACCGCTCAGCTGCATTTTGCGAATATCTGAAATAATACCGTTTGCTTCTTCTTCGGCTTGCGAAACAAGTTCGTTTGCTTTTTTTCGAGCTTTTGCCATTTCTTTCTCACGTTCGTCAAAAAAGTAACCATATGCTTCTTTCAATTCTCTGTGCAGCCGTTCTGCTTCTTCTACATAATGACGAACTTCCAGATACTCAGTTTCTGCCATTTTACGACGATTTTCTAAATCAGCAATCATTTCATTTAAATCTTGACTTTCACCATCCATGATGTGTTTTGCCTCATCAATGATTGTCGTCTCTAATCCTAGTCGCTTTGAGATTTCAAATGCATTACTGCGTCCTGGAACACCGATTAATAAGCGGTAAGTTGGACTTAAGGTATCCACATCGAATTCCATACTAGCATTGATTGTACCTGCACGATTATAACCATACACTTTCAATTCAGGGTAATGGGTTGTCGCCATCACATAAGCACTTTTACTCCCTAACGCATCTAAGATCGAAATGGCTAGGGCTGCTCCTTCTTGAGGATCTGTTCCCGCACCTAATTCATCGAATAACACCAGACTATGACTATCTACTTTTTTCAACACATCAACGATGTTCGTCATATGAGAAGAAAATGTACTCAAGCTTTGTTCAATAGATTGTTCATCGCCAATGTCAGCGAAGACTTCATCAAAAATGCCCATTTGGCTTTCTTCACCCGCCGGAATCGGTAATCCAGATTGTCCCATTAATTGCAATAACCCTAATGTTTTGAGCGTAATTGTCTTACCACCCGTATTAGGACCAGTGATAACCACTGCCTGATAGTCTTTTCCAATAGTGATATCATTTGGAACAGCCTTTTCTTGATCCAGTAACGGATGTCTCGCTTGTTTGAAATAAATATGATTCTCTGCACTAATTTCTGGAACGATTGCTTTCAATTCTTTACCAAAACGAGCTTTGGCATTTACAAAGTCCAACTTACCGATAACGTAAGCATTATGCATAATATCATTTCGGTGTGGAACTAATTCAGCCGATAACTCTGATAAAATCCGTTCAATTTCATTGCGCTCTGCGATTTGATGTTGGCGCAAGCGATTATTCAGATCAACAATTTGTTTTGGTTCAACAAATAACGTTTGGCCTGATGCACTTTGATCATGTACTACTCCGCCGAAAACACTTTTATATTCTTGTTTAACTGGAATTACATAGCGTTCGTTTCTCATCGTTACGATTGCATCGCTTAAATATTTAGCGTTTTTTCCTCTAACGATGCCATCTAATTGTTCACGAATCGTCTGTTCACTTCTACGAATATTATTTCGAATGATTTTTAACTCTGGCGATGCTTCATCCGTAACTCGTCCATCCTCATCAACCGACTCTTTCAGCCTACGACTCAATTCAGGCAAAACAATCAATTGCTCAATCCATGTATAAAGTCTCAGTAACTCGATTTCACTATCCT is a genomic window of Enterococcus haemoperoxidus ATCC BAA-382 containing:
- a CDS encoding endonuclease MutS2, translating into MNTRILATLGYDKVKQLISQYVVTAQGAEEIELLVPVNDATSIQSWLQETEDGMKIQRLRGGIPIPKLENIRPHMKRIEIGADLNGLELAQVGRVLSTTSEVIRFFNDLQDSEIELLRLYTWIEQLIVLPELSRRLKESVDEDGRVTDEASPELKIIRNNIRRSEQTIREQLDGIVRGKNAKYLSDAIVTMRNERYVIPVKQEYKSVFGGVVHDQSASGQTLFVEPKQIVDLNNRLRQHQIAERNEIERILSELSAELVPHRNDIMHNAYVIGKLDFVNAKARFGKELKAIVPEISAENHIYFKQARHPLLDQEKAVPNDITIGKDYQAVVITGPNTGGKTITLKTLGLLQLMGQSGLPIPAGEESQMGIFDEVFADIGDEQSIEQSLSTFSSHMTNIVDVLKKVDSHSLVLFDELGAGTDPQEGAALAISILDALGSKSAYVMATTHYPELKVYGYNRAGTINASMEFDVDTLSPTYRLLIGVPGRSNAFEISKRLGLETTIIDEAKHIMDGESQDLNEMIADLENRRKMAETEYLEVRHYVEEAERLHRELKEAYGYFFDEREKEMAKARKKANELVSQAEEEANGIISDIRKMQLSGTNQGGVKEHQLIDAKSKLSQLHQEEAHLEKNKVLKKAKEQKKLKSGDEVIVNTFGQRGTLIRKSSENEWQVQLGILKMSVDESDMTPVAPEKEPTQRVTAVRSSESSHVANQLDLRGKRYEEALAEVDQYLDAAILAGYPQVTIVHGKGTGALRTGITDYLKNHRSVSSYEFAPGNQGGNGATIVKFK
- the uvrC gene encoding excinuclease ABC subunit UvrC encodes the protein MNERIKNKLALLPDQPGCYLMKDKNGTIIYVGKAKVLKNRVRSYFSGSHDTKTERLVSEIEDFEYIVTESNIEALLLEINLIHKNDPKYNIMLKDDKSYPFIKITNEDYPRLLITRKVSKDKALYFGPYPDVGAANETKRLLDRLFPLRKCRVLPKEVCLYYHMGQCLAPCVFDIPKSTYTEMVAEIKSFLNGGHPVIQEEIQRKMNEAAENMEFEKAAEYRDQIKAIETVMTRQKMTNADLVDRDVFGYAVDKGWMCVQVFFIRQGKLIERDVSIFPFYNEEEEDFLTFIGQFYQENEHFIPREVLIPDNIDVASVEAMLSTKVLQPQRGEKKKLVRLAGKNATVALQEKFDLIVRKQERTIGAVEKLGNAMNIPTPVRIEAFDNSNIMGTDPVSAMVVFIDGRPDKKEYRKYKIKTVKGPDDYASMREVIYRRYSRVLKENLPFPDLIVIDGGKGQIDAAKEVLDNQLGLDIPIAGLAKNDKHKTSELLFGPNLDIVPLERNSQEFFLLQRIQDEVHRFAITFHRQLRSKNSFASRLDDIEGLGPKRKKELLKQFKSLKNITAASIEELNASGLPKNVAKNVYDHLHQETSDLKDEPQ
- the trxA gene encoding thioredoxin, yielding MTQVITDKDFSTETDNGLVLIDFWATWCGPCRMQSPILEQLSEEYDESEVKITKMDVDENPETPASFGIMSIPTLLLKKDGEVVEKAVGVHSKEQLRALIDKHL
- a CDS encoding ABC transporter ATP-binding protein, whose protein sequence is MLEVKNLVKTFGDYTAVDNISFEIPDGKILGLIGQNGAGKTTTFRLILDFLTQDSGVVLWNGHQLSGKDYNDIGYLPEERGLYPKVSIQEQLIYFAELRGKTKKEIEPKIDEWMEKFKVKGKKTDKVKSLSKGNQQKVQLIATLIHEPKLVILDEPFSGLDPVNAELLKDGIIALKEKGSCVIFSSHNMDNVEKICDHLVMLRSGKMVLNGKVHEIRESFGRTKVFLESPLNPEDVLAIDGVKSAVRRGDGVVEVTLNDPKAGQEIFARATQFGYIPMFNQQPPTLEEIFKMKAGEPNE